TGAGCACCGTATCGCTCCGGGAGAAATAAACTGCGGTCTCAAAGCCGTCAGGGTGGAATTCTCGGATGGCGTAAGTCTCAATTCTCCACTTCTCATCTTGGGGAAGCCAGGTCATTCTATTTGCATCGATACGCCGTGTAAGTTTCCCTTCTTCCATAAAGTGAATCAAAACACCGGCAGCCTTCAGAGTCTTTGGTGTATATCGATCGATAGCGATGTGAAAATCATCGGATTTCCTCAGAAAGATGTCACGTTTTTTTGTTGAATATCGTTTACCACGAGACTTAATCAAGTACTCCTTTTCAATTTCTCGCCTTTTCTGATTTCCGATTGTCACGACACGGTCATCAAAAAAGAAGGAAGCTACGCTGATAATTATAGAGCATATGATAAGGGGAGCGGCAATCCTGTATAGTGAAACGCCGGAGGCCTTCATGGCTGTCAATTCATTTCTTCTTGAGAGAAGACCCACTGTGAAGATGGTAGAGACAAGGACCGCCATGGGCAGGCCGATACTAACAAACCATGGCAGTGAGTAGAGATAGTAAGTGATAATCAAATTACTGGGGACTTCCGCATCGATGAACTTGTCCATATTCTCAACGGTGTCCACGACAATAAAGATAATCAGAAACCCGAAAATTGCGACGCCCAGGAGGGACAGGAATTGATGAATGACGTAGAAATCAATCCTTTTCATCGCTCAGTCAAGTTACTCAGGGCATTGAGAAAAAGGGAGGAAAAATCACTTTTCTCTCTCTGGCTCACCGCCTATATTGACACCCTTTGTGAACGGACAGACCCGTAAACTTTCTCTTATCGCCGTATTTATCGCTCTTGTGGTGTGGGAATTGTTGGTTCCCACGGGCAATGTGACAGACTTCCGGGTTTCTTTTTCCTCCCTTATACCTCCGTTGTTTGCCATTTCCATGGCACTCATTACAAGAGAGGTGATCCTTTCACTGTTTTGCGGTGTTTGGATCGGCGCTACCATGCTCATGGGATATAACCCCGTGGAGGGGCTTCTGAAGACCATCGATACTCATATTTTGAATTCCATCACTGATACTGATCAGGCGGCCATACTGCTTTTTACCCTCGGTTTCGGCGGTGTCATCGGTGTGGTCAGCGCAAATGGCGGAATGGGAGGCGTCGTTGAAAGTGCCTCGCAGTACGCCAATACACGAAAGCGAAGTCAGATGGCTACTATGCTCATGGGAGTGGTCATTTTCTTTGACGACTATGCCAACACTCTTTTCGTCGGAAACATGATGCGTCCGTTCACCGATAAGCTCAAGGTTTCCCGGGAGAAACTTGCCTATCTCGTAGATTCCACCGCAGCACCGGTGGCGAGTCTTGCTGTTATCAGCACATGGTCTGTTTTTCAGATGTCGCTCTTGGAAACACCCTATAAAGAATACGGTATTGTGGAGAATCCTTACATTACGTTCCTCAATTCCATTCC
This genomic stretch from Candidatus Neomarinimicrobiota bacterium harbors:
- a CDS encoding YjgP/YjgQ family permease, with protein sequence MKRIDFYVIHQFLSLLGVAIFGFLIIFIVVDTVENMDKFIDAEVPSNLIITYYLYSLPWFVSIGLPMAVLVSTIFTVGLLSRRNELTAMKASGVSLYRIAAPLIICSIIISVASFFFDDRVVTIGNQKRREIEKEYLIKSRGKRYSTKKRDIFLRKSDDFHIAIDRYTPKTLKAAGVLIHFMEEGKLTRRIDANRMTWLPQDEKWRIETYAIREFHPDGFETAVYFSRSDTVLTINFSPEDLTRQATSPQEKNYSNLKTFIAELNESGVDTTRWEVNLYGKISFAFTNVIVVLFAFPLVAFKPRTGLAFGAGMSVFLIFGYYAFIRFGQTLGYKGILEPALSAWIGNIVFCLGGIILLMRARK